A single genomic interval of Brevundimonas diminuta harbors:
- a CDS encoding acyltransferase family protein — MTTPETARPQPVRISRGGWLDILRFVAGALIILYHFREAAPTPLGQFHPVFDRGYLLTNFFIIDSGYVLARIYGDGFAARAIPLHAYVRQRFLRVAPSHLVVVGALALLIALAGLFGVAPSNPQWFDWGQLPAQVFLVQAYGVPGGLGWNAPTWTLSALLGCYLLLPWICRLLWRLDPWTVVIGAGLLMIATDWACRTWLGEPLYRLPLRFGFIRALPLFLLGVAAALLGSRIYSTPIWAGCIGLLALVGLVAAQAIGHFALVSVVLLTVLIWAAGALPTVRPSRLVEHLGLMSFAMFLTNEVSRIVWFGAFDAFGQSDWSDAVRWGVWTAGIIAAFLGAAAFRYGFDRPVQTKLNLPRARTPLPGTSADRPIA; from the coding sequence ATGACCACACCGGAGACCGCAAGACCGCAGCCGGTCAGGATTTCGCGCGGCGGTTGGCTCGACATCCTCCGCTTCGTCGCCGGCGCGCTGATCATCCTCTATCACTTCCGCGAAGCCGCCCCGACGCCTTTGGGTCAGTTCCACCCCGTGTTCGACCGGGGCTATCTCCTGACGAACTTTTTCATCATCGACTCCGGCTACGTCCTTGCCCGGATCTACGGCGACGGCTTCGCGGCCCGGGCGATCCCGCTACACGCCTATGTCCGCCAGCGCTTTCTCCGCGTCGCCCCCTCTCATCTGGTGGTCGTCGGCGCGCTGGCGCTGTTGATCGCCCTCGCCGGGCTTTTCGGGGTCGCTCCGAGCAATCCGCAGTGGTTCGATTGGGGTCAGCTGCCGGCGCAGGTCTTCCTGGTTCAGGCGTACGGTGTTCCAGGCGGGCTGGGGTGGAACGCGCCGACCTGGACGCTATCCGCCCTTCTCGGCTGCTACCTTCTACTTCCCTGGATATGCCGCCTGCTCTGGCGGCTCGATCCTTGGACCGTGGTGATCGGCGCCGGTTTGTTGATGATTGCCACAGACTGGGCGTGCCGAACATGGCTAGGCGAGCCCCTCTACCGCCTGCCTCTGAGGTTTGGATTCATTCGAGCGCTTCCGCTGTTCCTCCTTGGGGTCGCCGCCGCTCTTTTGGGATCACGCATCTATTCGACGCCGATATGGGCCGGCTGCATCGGTCTGCTCGCTTTGGTCGGTCTCGTCGCGGCGCAAGCCATCGGCCACTTCGCTCTGGTCTCGGTGGTCCTGCTAACCGTTTTGATCTGGGCGGCCGGAGCCTTGCCAACCGTGCGGCCGTCGAGGTTGGTCGAACACCTCGGACTGATGTCGTTCGCCATGTTCCTCACCAATGAGGTGAGCCGGATCGTCTGGTTTGGAGCGTTCGACGCCTTTGGTCAGTCCGACTGGTCGGATGCCGTTCGGTGGGGTGTGTGGACGGCGGGGATTATCGCGGCTTTCCTTGGCGCTGCGGCTTTTCGCTACGGCTTCGATCGCCCGGTTCAAACAAAGCTGAATCTGCCTCGGGCCCGGACACCGTTGCCCGGGACAAGCGCCGATCGACCAATCGCCTGA
- the copC gene encoding copper homeostasis periplasmic binding protein CopC, with amino-acid sequence MRIFSPAPFIAVAAAVAFSAGPAAAHARLVSATPSANSTVAATRTLSLTFSERSVPAFSGFDVVNAAGEKLAIRTSFAEDGKTLTGTLVRPLAAGAYRVDWRIASSDGHRMTGSYTFSVR; translated from the coding sequence ATGCGAATTTTCAGTCCCGCGCCCTTCATCGCCGTCGCGGCGGCCGTCGCCTTCTCCGCCGGGCCGGCTGCGGCGCACGCACGACTGGTCAGCGCGACACCCTCGGCGAACTCGACAGTGGCCGCGACCCGAACGCTAAGTCTGACGTTCAGCGAGCGCTCCGTGCCCGCATTCTCAGGCTTTGATGTCGTCAATGCAGCGGGCGAGAAGCTCGCCATTCGGACCTCGTTCGCCGAGGACGGCAAGACGTTGACCGGCACGCTAGTTCGCCCGCTGGCGGCCGGCGCCTACCGTGTCGACTGGCGCATCGCATCAAGCGACGGCCACCGCATGACAGGGTCTTACACCTTCTCGGTGCGTTGA
- the copD gene encoding copper homeostasis membrane protein CopD, with amino-acid sequence MLEIAVIAIRWLQYSGAVVLLGAPLFLLYSFRAAGGPNLAWARSALIPSALVVALGSFAALVAQTAVMAGSLSEAVKPASLSFMVTGTALGVAMAGRAAVAVVGLVAILALKPGRLLWSLTVVVGLIVAASFAWTGHGAASVGPGAPFHLGADIVHTIAAALWLGALASLTILLIHRTSTDDRALHRALHGFAGLGTLAVTLLVLSGLVNSWFLIGPTRVGEMGTNLYGQLLIAKLVLFVLMLALAAGNRFRLTPVLGSALAGGGDVQRALAHLRRSVVIETLVGATLLAVVAVMGTLAPPSAM; translated from the coding sequence GTGCTCGAAATCGCGGTCATCGCGATTCGCTGGCTTCAGTACAGCGGCGCCGTCGTCCTTCTCGGCGCGCCGCTGTTTCTGCTCTACAGCTTCAGAGCGGCTGGGGGACCGAACCTGGCTTGGGCGCGCTCCGCGCTGATCCCGTCGGCGCTTGTCGTTGCGCTTGGGTCGTTCGCCGCTCTGGTGGCCCAGACCGCCGTGATGGCCGGCTCGCTGAGCGAAGCGGTCAAACCGGCGTCACTGTCGTTCATGGTCACCGGCACGGCCTTGGGAGTGGCCATGGCTGGCCGAGCGGCCGTCGCCGTCGTTGGGCTCGTTGCGATCCTCGCCCTGAAACCCGGGCGCCTCCTCTGGAGCCTGACGGTCGTGGTTGGGCTGATCGTCGCCGCCAGCTTCGCCTGGACGGGACACGGCGCGGCCTCCGTTGGGCCCGGCGCGCCTTTCCATCTCGGGGCCGACATCGTCCACACCATCGCCGCCGCCTTGTGGCTAGGCGCTCTGGCGTCCCTGACGATCCTACTGATACACCGGACCTCGACGGACGATCGCGCGCTCCATCGCGCCCTGCATGGGTTTGCCGGCCTTGGGACCTTGGCGGTCACCCTGTTGGTCTTGAGCGGCCTCGTGAACAGTTGGTTTCTCATCGGGCCAACGCGGGTCGGAGAGATGGGGACCAATCTCTATGGCCAGCTGCTTATCGCCAAGCTGGTTTTGTTTGTGCTGATGCTCGCCTTGGCCGCTGGAAACAGGTTCCGACTTACCCCGGTGTTGGGCTCGGCCCTGGCGGGCGGGGGAGACGTTCAACGGGCCCTCGCCCACCTCCGACGCAGCGTCGTTATAGAGACGCTGGTCGGGGCCACGTTGCTGGCCGTCGTCGCGGTGATGGGCACGCTCGCTCCGCCGTCAGCGATGTGA
- a CDS encoding YybH family protein: protein MSRKTLALAASLTVFLTTPAFAQDHAHSPDHAASSVAAEATDAAAAVDAFHAALKTGDTATALTFLATDVMIFEEGGAERSREEYESHHLSSDAAFAAASEATVARRSGWADGDVALITSEGRTTGQFNGRAVDRLTTETMVLKRHAEGWRIHHIHWSSRAPS from the coding sequence ATGTCCCGCAAAACCCTCGCCCTTGCCGCGTCGCTCACCGTGTTTTTGACGACGCCCGCCTTCGCTCAGGACCACGCCCACAGTCCCGACCATGCTGCCAGTTCGGTCGCAGCGGAGGCGACGGACGCAGCCGCCGCCGTCGACGCCTTCCATGCGGCCCTCAAGACCGGCGACACGGCGACTGCCCTGACCTTCCTGGCGACGGATGTGATGATCTTCGAAGAGGGCGGCGCGGAGCGATCGCGAGAGGAATACGAGTCCCACCACCTCAGCTCGGACGCCGCCTTCGCCGCCGCGTCTGAGGCTACGGTCGCGCGGAGATCGGGATGGGCGGATGGGGACGTCGCCTTGATCACCAGCGAAGGCCGAACCACGGGCCAGTTCAACGGTCGCGCCGTGGATCGGCTGACCACTGAGACGATGGTGTTGAAGCGGCATGCTGAAGGCTGGCGCATCCACCACATCCATTGGTCGTCGCGCGCGCCCAGCTAG
- a CDS encoding DUF411 domain-containing protein → MNPNQPNRRLVLGAVVFVGMAGIACAQTHPSRELTVFKTPTCACCDSWIAHMREAGFTTTITVLPSLQSVRSSRGMPDALASCHTGLIGGYLVEGHVPAQDVIRLLAERPTAIGIAVPAMPLGSPGMETPQGHRDPYDTLLVLLSGGTRLFARHNQPT, encoded by the coding sequence TTGAACCCCAACCAACCGAACCGTCGCCTTGTCTTGGGAGCCGTGGTGTTCGTCGGCATGGCGGGAATCGCCTGCGCGCAGACGCACCCATCAAGGGAACTGACGGTCTTCAAGACGCCGACCTGCGCGTGCTGCGACTCCTGGATCGCCCACATGCGCGAGGCGGGCTTCACCACCACCATCACGGTACTTCCGAGCTTGCAATCGGTCCGTAGCAGTCGGGGAATGCCGGACGCTTTAGCTTCCTGCCACACTGGGCTGATCGGCGGTTATTTGGTCGAGGGTCATGTGCCGGCTCAGGACGTCATCCGCCTGCTGGCCGAGCGACCGACAGCGATCGGCATCGCCGTGCCCGCCATGCCGCTCGGTTCGCCCGGCATGGAGACGCCGCAGGGGCATAGGGATCCCTACGACACCCTCCTGGTGCTTCTGTCGGGAGGAACTCGCCTGTTCGCCCGCCACAATCAGCCCACCTGA
- a CDS encoding acyltransferase family protein, with the protein MSDRSGPARAPFPDVLDPLSSVRFFLALGVVLFHFQLYWTLPAESAGLLNRARLGVDVFFILSGFILTHVYLQGEGAPDYKRFLAARLARIYPAHLFILVAMLGLVLIAPMVGVGLEPGRFNPADFAGTLLLVQAWLPRETMALWNGPAWSLSAEWFAYLAFPVYAAVALRLRSRPWVLIALASLLFVALDAFYRTQFGPVLPRAEDSLGILRILPEFLYGIGLYYLGQRWTLSPRVAVIVALGTTTTLLALMQVGADDRVIVAAAGPFILSLALLAKAPVTTFLSNPTALFAGEASFALYLVHIPILMVWRNAVQAVAGWPGDYRMGLGELSGLLVSTLVAAAAIHVFIEQPGRRWLRTRMTPRRADAVEARRSAHSNQGEPF; encoded by the coding sequence GTGAGCGACAGATCAGGCCCCGCCCGGGCTCCTTTTCCGGACGTGCTCGATCCCCTCTCCAGCGTAAGGTTCTTCCTCGCGCTCGGCGTCGTGCTCTTCCATTTCCAACTTTACTGGACCTTGCCTGCGGAGAGCGCTGGCCTGCTGAATCGTGCCCGGCTTGGCGTGGATGTCTTCTTCATCCTGTCGGGCTTCATCCTCACGCACGTCTATCTGCAAGGGGAAGGCGCGCCCGACTACAAGCGGTTCCTGGCAGCTCGGCTCGCCCGAATCTATCCGGCTCACCTATTCATCCTCGTGGCTATGCTGGGGCTTGTATTGATCGCCCCGATGGTCGGCGTGGGTCTGGAGCCGGGCCGATTCAATCCCGCCGATTTCGCGGGCACTCTGCTGCTCGTTCAGGCCTGGTTGCCGCGCGAAACCATGGCGCTCTGGAACGGACCAGCCTGGTCGCTGTCTGCCGAATGGTTCGCCTATCTGGCCTTTCCGGTCTACGCTGCTGTCGCCCTGCGCCTGCGGTCGAGGCCGTGGGTTCTGATCGCGCTCGCCTCGCTGCTGTTCGTAGCGCTTGACGCTTTTTACAGGACGCAGTTCGGGCCGGTCCTGCCACGGGCTGAAGACAGCCTGGGCATTCTGCGCATCCTTCCCGAGTTCCTCTACGGCATAGGTCTCTACTACCTCGGCCAGCGCTGGACCCTCTCGCCGCGCGTGGCCGTCATCGTCGCTTTGGGGACCACGACCACGCTGCTCGCCTTGATGCAGGTCGGCGCCGACGACCGCGTGATCGTGGCCGCCGCGGGCCCCTTCATTCTGTCGCTCGCCCTATTGGCCAAAGCCCCTGTGACGACCTTCCTGTCGAACCCGACCGCCCTCTTCGCGGGTGAGGCGTCGTTCGCCCTCTACCTCGTCCACATTCCCATCCTGATGGTGTGGCGCAACGCCGTTCAAGCGGTCGCCGGCTGGCCTGGAGACTATCGGATGGGCTTGGGCGAGCTCTCCGGTCTGCTGGTGTCGACCCTCGTCGCGGCCGCCGCCATCCATGTCTTCATCGAGCAGCCAGGCCGGCGATGGCTCCGGACGAGGATGACGCCAAGGCGCGCCGATGCAGTTGAGGCCAGACGATCCGCTCACAGCAATCAGGGAGAACCCTTTTGA
- a CDS encoding Spy/CpxP family protein refolding chaperone, with protein MRATWKSIVATAILAALASGAATWASATWIMRERQPPSLHSVVHEKLDLSPEQDRRLDVIEARFAARRPALEAEVRAANRELAAAIAASNGDTPQVQSAVDHFHTAMGDLQKATITHVFEMRSVLTPAQAEVFDAAVVDAVRYDAG; from the coding sequence ATGAGGGCGACCTGGAAGTCGATCGTCGCCACAGCGATCCTGGCCGCGCTCGCCAGCGGGGCAGCGACCTGGGCGAGCGCGACCTGGATCATGCGCGAGCGCCAGCCGCCGAGCCTGCACAGCGTCGTCCATGAAAAACTCGACCTCAGCCCAGAGCAGGACCGCCGTCTAGACGTCATTGAAGCCCGCTTCGCCGCACGTCGCCCGGCGCTGGAGGCGGAGGTTCGCGCTGCGAATCGCGAACTCGCGGCCGCCATCGCCGCCAGCAACGGGGACACGCCGCAGGTCCAGTCGGCTGTCGATCACTTCCATACCGCCATGGGCGATCTGCAGAAGGCGACGATAACCCATGTGTTCGAGATGCGATCCGTCCTGACCCCGGCGCAGGCCGAGGTGTTCGACGCGGCCGTCGTCGATGCCGTGCGCTACGACGCCGGCTAA
- a CDS encoding sigma-70 family RNA polymerase sigma factor yields MTATKADLYRFIRRYVGDEAEAHDVLQEAYASAWLAMRRYDPARPFDVWLRSIALNKCRDWSRRRSVRRVVRGVMGLDAPEATAVGEDAPMPEARLDDQRRAQDLQHALSELPDALKAPLLLATLEGRSHAEVASILGITPKAVETRIARARKKLVDALA; encoded by the coding sequence ATGACCGCCACCAAGGCTGACCTCTACCGGTTCATTCGCCGCTACGTAGGCGACGAGGCTGAAGCGCATGACGTGCTTCAGGAAGCCTATGCCTCCGCATGGCTCGCCATGCGGCGATATGATCCGGCGCGGCCTTTCGATGTCTGGCTGCGTTCCATTGCCTTGAACAAATGTCGGGACTGGAGCCGGCGGCGTTCCGTTCGCCGTGTCGTGCGCGGCGTGATGGGCCTTGATGCCCCCGAGGCCACGGCAGTGGGCGAAGACGCACCCATGCCTGAAGCTAGGCTGGACGATCAGCGCAGGGCCCAGGACCTACAACACGCGCTGTCTGAGCTTCCCGACGCCCTGAAGGCCCCGCTCCTGTTGGCCACACTTGAAGGGCGTTCTCATGCGGAGGTCGCATCCATATTGGGCATCACGCCGAAGGCCGTAGAAACGCGGATCGCCCGCGCAAGAAAAAAGCTGGTCGACGCCTTGGCTTGA
- a CDS encoding copper resistance system multicopper oxidase, protein MSTARLDRRTLLRGAAIGGGLLGLQGLLPAWAQTGSAGLRADLPTLTGPNIDLTVGHSPFTVGGRTGHAVTTNGVLPAPLLRFREGQNVRLAVTNGLDEDTSIHWHGLLLPFQMDGVPGISFPGIKARETFVYEFPIKQSGTFWYHSHSGLQEAMGHYGPIVIDPAGADPVAYDREHVLVLSDWSFMHPHEILAKLKKSPGYFNQQRTTLAGLIDGSDRMSLEERRMWGQMRMDPRDILDVNGSTYTYLINGHGPEENWTGLFRPGERVRLRIINASAMSIFNVRIPGLAMTVVQADGENVRPVETDEFQISVAETYDVIVQPTEDRAYTIVSEAIDRSGMGRATLAPRLGMTAEVPPLREVPNLTMRDMGMGGMDHGSMGDMSGMDHGSMAGMNHGAAGQEAAPVGEMAGMSMAGMNMRDPENAPPDMAVGVGVDAIAMDPANRLGERPIGLADVDHRVLVYTDLVSLQPNKDQRPPSRTMEIHLTGNMERFMWGFDGRKFSEIVEPIRFERNERVRVTLVNDTMMAHPIHLHGHFFELVTGGPAGHQPLKHTVNVAAGGKVTFDLTADAPGDWAFHCHMLMHMHAGMFNVVTVRPMDGAAS, encoded by the coding sequence ATGTCGACCGCTCGCCTTGATCGCCGAACGCTTCTCCGGGGCGCCGCCATCGGCGGTGGATTGCTCGGACTGCAAGGCTTGCTTCCAGCCTGGGCGCAGACAGGTTCTGCGGGTCTGCGGGCGGACCTGCCGACCCTGACGGGGCCGAACATTGATCTGACCGTGGGCCACTCACCGTTCACGGTTGGTGGTCGCACCGGCCATGCGGTGACCACCAATGGCGTCCTGCCAGCGCCGCTCCTGCGCTTTCGGGAAGGCCAGAACGTCCGCCTGGCGGTGACCAATGGTCTGGACGAGGACACCTCGATCCATTGGCACGGCTTGCTGTTGCCGTTCCAGATGGACGGCGTGCCAGGCATCAGCTTCCCCGGCATCAAAGCCCGAGAGACCTTCGTCTACGAGTTCCCGATCAAGCAGTCGGGGACCTTCTGGTATCACAGTCACTCTGGCCTGCAGGAGGCCATGGGCCACTACGGCCCAATTGTGATCGACCCGGCTGGCGCCGATCCGGTCGCCTACGACCGCGAGCATGTGCTGGTCCTCTCGGACTGGAGCTTCATGCATCCGCACGAAATCCTCGCCAAGCTGAAGAAGAGCCCTGGGTACTTCAACCAGCAGCGCACGACCCTCGCTGGTCTCATTGACGGCAGCGACCGCATGAGCCTGGAGGAGCGGCGCATGTGGGGGCAGATGCGGATGGACCCGCGCGATATCCTCGACGTCAACGGCTCGACCTACACCTATCTGATCAACGGCCACGGACCTGAGGAAAACTGGACCGGCTTGTTCCGGCCAGGCGAGCGGGTGCGTCTGCGCATCATTAACGCTTCGGCCATGTCGATCTTCAACGTCCGCATTCCGGGCCTGGCGATGACCGTGGTCCAGGCCGACGGTGAGAACGTCCGCCCCGTCGAGACCGACGAGTTCCAGATTTCGGTGGCCGAGACCTATGACGTGATCGTCCAGCCGACCGAGGATCGCGCCTACACAATCGTCTCCGAGGCCATCGACCGATCCGGCATGGGAAGGGCCACTCTGGCGCCCCGCCTGGGCATGACCGCCGAGGTCCCGCCGCTACGTGAGGTCCCAAACCTGACGATGCGCGACATGGGCATGGGCGGAATGGACCACGGCTCAATGGGCGACATGTCCGGGATGGATCACGGGTCGATGGCCGGCATGAATCATGGAGCGGCAGGCCAAGAGGCGGCGCCGGTGGGCGAAATGGCTGGTATGTCCATGGCCGGCATGAACATGCGCGATCCCGAGAACGCGCCGCCGGACATGGCGGTGGGCGTCGGGGTCGATGCGATCGCCATGGACCCCGCCAACCGGCTCGGCGAGCGTCCCATAGGTCTCGCCGACGTCGATCACCGCGTCCTTGTCTACACCGACTTAGTGTCGCTCCAGCCCAACAAGGACCAGCGGCCGCCATCGCGGACGATGGAGATCCACCTGACCGGCAATATGGAGCGGTTCATGTGGGGCTTTGACGGCCGCAAGTTCAGCGAAATCGTCGAGCCGATCCGCTTCGAGCGCAACGAGCGGGTGCGGGTGACTCTGGTCAACGACACCATGATGGCTCACCCGATCCACCTGCATGGCCACTTCTTCGAATTGGTGACGGGCGGCCCGGCCGGGCATCAGCCGCTGAAGCATACCGTCAACGTCGCGGCCGGCGGCAAGGTGACCTTCGACCTGACGGCGGACGCGCCCGGCGATTGGGCCTTCCACTGCCACATGCTGATGCACATGCATGCGGGAATGTTCAATGTGGTGACGGTGCGCCCCATGGACGGAGCTGCATCATGA
- a CDS encoding copper resistance protein B, producing MNRLAVAIAPLILAASALSAQAQDTHAGHVRLAAPAPTRPVPAPVVPPARPATQDPQAGHVMPPAQTSPATDPHVSHKMPAGPQTVDPHTAHDMSTMKPMAQPDPHASHDMSTMAPVQADPHAGHDMSTRVPPAQPDPHAGHDMSTMTPAEADPHAGHDMSTMTMGPPDIPTSADNLGRPPEEPFPAAARGNPVHAADLVFGAEAMAASRRTLIRENGDVRTTAVVIDRFEAGFGNDGESYLWDAQGWSGGDINRFWWKSEGEGDFSGGLEEAEVQALYSRAVAPFWDVQAGVRQDFRPDGEDTTHLVLGVQGLAPYWWEIDAAAFLSTEGDLTARVEAEYDQRITQRLILQPRFELDASASDIPGLEIGSGLSSIVAGLRLRYEFRKEFAPYVGVEWSRALGDTADYVEARGGAADDTRFVLGLKAWF from the coding sequence ATGAACCGCCTCGCCGTCGCCATCGCGCCGCTGATCCTCGCCGCCAGCGCCCTCAGCGCACAGGCTCAAGACACTCACGCCGGTCACGTCAGGCTGGCAGCCCCGGCACCGACGCGACCCGTCCCCGCTCCGGTCGTCCCGCCTGCCCGGCCGGCTACGCAGGATCCGCAGGCGGGTCACGTCATGCCGCCGGCGCAGACGTCGCCTGCGACCGATCCTCACGTGAGCCATAAGATGCCGGCTGGGCCCCAGACCGTTGATCCCCATACGGCGCACGACATGTCGACAATGAAGCCGATGGCGCAGCCCGACCCTCACGCGAGCCACGACATGTCCACCATGGCTCCCGTCCAGGCTGATCCGCACGCCGGGCATGACATGTCGACGAGGGTGCCCCCGGCGCAGCCCGATCCGCACGCGGGCCATGACATGTCCACCATGACCCCGGCCGAGGCCGATCCCCACGCCGGGCACGACATGTCGACGATGACCATGGGGCCGCCCGATATCCCGACCAGCGCCGACAACTTGGGCCGCCCTCCGGAGGAACCGTTCCCGGCCGCTGCCCGGGGCAACCCGGTCCACGCCGCAGATCTCGTCTTCGGAGCCGAGGCAATGGCCGCCTCACGCCGCACCCTTATACGCGAGAACGGCGATGTCCGCACCACGGCGGTCGTCATCGACCGTTTCGAAGCCGGCTTCGGCAACGACGGCGAGTCTTATCTCTGGGATGCGCAGGGTTGGAGCGGCGGCGACATCAATCGCTTCTGGTGGAAGTCGGAGGGTGAGGGCGACTTCAGCGGTGGTCTGGAGGAAGCCGAAGTCCAGGCTCTATACAGCCGCGCCGTGGCGCCTTTCTGGGACGTGCAGGCCGGGGTTCGTCAGGATTTCCGGCCTGACGGCGAGGATACGACGCACCTCGTTCTGGGCGTCCAAGGGCTGGCGCCCTATTGGTGGGAGATCGATGCCGCCGCCTTCCTGTCGACAGAGGGCGACCTGACCGCGCGCGTCGAGGCCGAATACGACCAGCGTATCACCCAGCGTCTAATCCTCCAGCCGCGTTTCGAACTCGACGCCTCCGCCAGCGACATTCCTGGCCTCGAAATCGGCTCGGGCCTATCCTCGATCGTGGCAGGCCTTCGGCTGCGTTACGAGTTCAGGAAAGAGTTCGCCCCCTATGTCGGCGTCGAGTGGAGCCGCGCGCTTGGAGACACCGCCGACTACGTTGAAGCCCGCGGCGGCGCGGCTGATGACACCCGTTTCGTCCTCGGCCTCAAGGCCTGGTTTTAA
- a CDS encoding copper resistance CopC family protein produces MIRILVLTTALASAGAAAAQDPHAGHAMQAHTVAPQSGITTVPANGAMISGSPERFSVTFPHAMVLKTVTLNAEGQAPLVVTAPAASAATTVSVALPRLTAGTYTAAWAAEGPDGHKMSGSASFMVH; encoded by the coding sequence GTGATCCGCATCCTCGTTCTCACCACCGCACTGGCGTCCGCCGGCGCCGCTGCCGCTCAGGATCCGCACGCCGGGCACGCGATGCAGGCGCACACCGTCGCGCCCCAATCCGGCATCACTACGGTTCCGGCCAACGGCGCCATGATCTCCGGGTCCCCGGAACGCTTCAGCGTCACCTTCCCACACGCTATGGTCCTGAAGACCGTGACCCTGAACGCCGAGGGGCAGGCGCCACTCGTCGTGACGGCTCCCGCCGCGTCGGCCGCCACAACGGTCAGCGTCGCCCTTCCTCGCCTCACCGCGGGCACCTACACTGCCGCCTGGGCTGCTGAAGGACCAGACGGCCACAAGATGTCCGGCTCTGCCAGCTTCATGGTTCACTAG
- a CDS encoding ammonium transporter family protein, with protein MRISTLLAAAGVVFALSAGAALSDVGCECCKDMAPDAEMKCCDEMKPPAGEPTPEPEAPQQAPAAPTLAPGS; from the coding sequence ATGAGAATTTCCACTCTTTTGGCCGCCGCTGGCGTGGTGTTCGCTTTGAGCGCTGGTGCGGCCCTGTCCGATGTAGGCTGCGAATGCTGCAAGGACATGGCGCCTGACGCCGAGATGAAATGCTGTGACGAAATGAAGCCCCCTGCGGGAGAGCCGACGCCCGAGCCCGAGGCGCCGCAGCAGGCGCCCGCTGCGCCGACGTTAGCGCCAGGGAGCTGA
- a CDS encoding MerR family transcriptional regulator, with product MNVRTIAGLAREGGVGVETVRFYQRRGLIPTPDRWSSGGAGGIRRYGEDDVRRLRFIRSAQVAGFTLEQIKELLSLDAGEDRIRARELAAERLAALDRTISDLEQARAALRRLAQACQSKDTGPCPIIAAFQGEGA from the coding sequence ATGAATGTTCGGACGATCGCCGGACTGGCGCGCGAGGGCGGCGTCGGGGTCGAGACGGTACGCTTTTATCAGCGGCGGGGTTTGATCCCGACGCCGGATCGCTGGTCAAGCGGAGGCGCCGGCGGCATCCGCCGCTACGGGGAAGACGATGTGCGCCGCCTCCGGTTCATACGGTCAGCTCAGGTCGCCGGGTTCACGCTCGAACAGATCAAGGAGTTGCTGTCACTGGACGCCGGCGAGGACCGTATTCGCGCGCGGGAGCTGGCTGCCGAACGGTTGGCTGCCTTGGATCGCACCATTTCCGATCTGGAGCAGGCGCGCGCCGCCCTGAGACGTCTGGCACAAGCCTGTCAGTCCAAGGACACAGGGCCCTGTCCGATAATCGCGGCCTTCCAAGGGGAAGGCGCCTGA
- a CDS encoding glutaredoxin family protein, producing the protein MTKTATIYRMVMPEHTCPWGLKARHLLKSRGYKVEDHWLTTREQTDAFKTEHGVKTTPQVFIDGKRIGGHDDLRRFFGLKVRDPKATTYTPVLVVFMTTAVMAAMLSLAVDGTPFTVRAGEWFIALSMMALAMFKLQNVESFSAMFLNYDLLAKRWVPYGKVYPYAEFGAGALMVAGVLTWLSAPVALFIGGVGAVSVARAVSIDKRELKCACVGGDSNVPLGFLSLTENLMMIAMAAWMLVMEYGRVGEMAM; encoded by the coding sequence ATGACCAAGACCGCCACAATCTATCGCATGGTGATGCCGGAGCACACCTGTCCGTGGGGACTGAAAGCCCGTCACCTGCTCAAGAGCCGCGGTTATAAGGTCGAGGATCATTGGCTGACGACGCGTGAGCAGACCGACGCCTTCAAGACCGAGCATGGGGTTAAGACGACGCCCCAGGTGTTCATCGACGGAAAACGGATCGGCGGACACGACGACCTGCGCCGCTTCTTCGGCCTCAAGGTCCGCGATCCGAAGGCGACGACCTACACGCCGGTGCTCGTGGTGTTTATGACCACCGCCGTCATGGCCGCAATGCTCAGCCTGGCAGTCGATGGGACGCCGTTCACGGTGCGCGCTGGCGAGTGGTTCATCGCTCTGTCGATGATGGCGCTGGCCATGTTCAAGCTTCAGAACGTCGAGAGCTTCTCGGCGATGTTTCTTAACTATGATCTTCTGGCCAAACGGTGGGTGCCCTACGGCAAGGTCTACCCCTACGCCGAGTTTGGGGCGGGGGCTCTGATGGTAGCGGGCGTGCTGACTTGGCTGTCTGCTCCGGTCGCTCTGTTCATCGGCGGCGTCGGGGCAGTCTCGGTGGCCAGGGCGGTATCCATCGACAAGCGCGAGCTGAAATGCGCCTGCGTTGGCGGCGACAGCAATGTCCCGCTAGGCTTCCTGTCGCTGACTGAGAACCTGATGATGATCGCCATGGCGGCCTGGATGCTGGTTATGGAGTATGGCCGGGTCGGCGAAATGGCGATGTAG